One genomic window of Arachis hypogaea cultivar Tifrunner chromosome 8, arahy.Tifrunner.gnm2.J5K5, whole genome shotgun sequence includes the following:
- the LOC114924304 gene encoding uncharacterized protein isoform X4: MDPYFHHYRRPNTYIPLPPQYNHHHLRQVPNHVLVNPTAFNFNPPVFLPANPLFVPQVPVLFEHDSRHRSSMLSQSPSNSNPSRSASRFSNECFGGANRRCRVVVPPNSGIESKLCSEEARDSSLETTALELDRYDYDRVDKVHEYTGIPKKQVKRKSAFLRIQAPKPSNGENEDDEQLHCDDCAVVDSKPCSSSSRIEDKHCLNDGKQAEVGEEIPFGVDVFFESNSMVAKAIVGSSSSSFVSNPGTTAVSNTAFSNPGTTAVSNTALSPIGKTKKKKKKAKKRKCLVSEISCSDAHRVSELPASAAQSNSSQHLANDISISGKDLTAQKDVSLVSEISCLGTHQVELPADGSVNSHSSQCLANGTSSSGEDLIAQTNASLVSKSGCSDSQLVKLSEVNSMVAKAIVVPSNSTIASNAETTAVLKTDLNPNQKGKKAKRKSKKRKQLVSESCCYESKRIKLTEGAANSNSSHCLSYNTSCSGKDLTSQKSVALGLQQAEQFAGSGNSHSSQCLANGTSNSSKDLITEVNVSLFSKDSCSESQLVKLSEFAVISNSSQCLVNGTSNSGKDLRPKKNVSDCFSHLHPSPVQNPNGKTKVAQSSKGIVTEEVANTISGKATPRVVKKKKIVKRVVKKVVKPKSSRSSSISANMFDGIVKEDNVPVSSLTAAAPLDKIPTTSFEEKTAPVDKMSVPDYFQSLPSEGNLLLEDKNAVVHLEEKHTELFNGNTSDINHIEAYSKQSCQHEKENCDIQSVPNSDISIDCVKGDTGTVEEREVRTLLKFSPSKMEGMSLDAENPVGLANVVDTTSDLLKGPSLSEALDISVPMLDFGSQSRTDGITTLTVKRGISVADLYEDANKISPLYKRRRTTACHSSITECPSELSDVIVASTTSCAEVPIHFSDMQIHKEEVELLSMAVMSTPLLTYTEDIAKLSDISLGRDSFESMNLNRERDSPKSLELQHSGIASNSLLEYSATPNVHFPMLEGEPKENATSVVPISTETSILAVENVQGEKINLQDVGENHQKRVCVQRSPDCVIPKTSKDQSSFFPRSKPFTSSSRSLKPRTWLRTGNNYPGSFSGSKPSLITSPPNKLIPQMKGNTQNTLYTRKGNSLVRKVIPVSASTSTSVANQSPSLGFDNFGKSIRSECMVNVPGQPGALKTGVNDVPLKGHIILPLPTDTKLESGSSPFTENLTLGCSEFAADPKNVGETNDAAKSYEELCKYSETYENQIGSDNRGAGQVEISSSIAKRIVYMKPKSNKLVASLDSSNLSVSTDGKTQTAYSNGYYKKSKNQIIRTSFVSHISPTVTMQDSNVNSDGPSDSKEICSRFTKKWSQKVAGTLCKPLKAPLVGTLSSKNNTGSGHYRKILPHFFQWKRSTFRRRFVHNRDLSSNSTPSSANSKKLLLLRKRDAVYTRSTHGFSHWKPKVLHAGGSIKGSKFAGRHSEKVNEEALAVAVLERKTREQKDVACNSSQAKGISKLAKVISLLGTQRIGLGFWLMKKLDGVCTLLDSALHESRSTVSFLPDLGNVTRMMGSVLIFMIPQKLLSALSF; the protein is encoded by the exons ATGGATCCCTACTTTCATCACTACCGTCGCCCAAATACGTACATTCCTCTTCCTCCGCAGTATAACCACCACCATCTCCGTCAGGTTCCCAACCACGTTCTTGTGAACCCTACCGCATTCAATTTCAACCCTCCCGTTTTTTTACCCGCCAATCCACTCTTTGTTCCTCAGGTTCCTGTTCTTTTCGAACATGATTCGCGTCACCGTAGTTCAATGCTGTCGCAGTCTCCTTCAAATTCTAACCCTAGCCGCAGTGCTTCCAGGTTCAGTAACGAGTGCTTTGGCGGAGCAAACCGCCGTTGCCGTGTGGTTGTTCCTCCGAATTCCGGTATCGAATCGAAACTTTGCTCGGAAGAGGCGCGAGACTCTTCTCTCGAGACTACGGCTTTGGAACTGGATAGGTACGATTACGATAGAGTAGATAAGGTTCATGAATATACTGGCATTCCAAAGAAACAGGTTAAGAGAAAGAGTGCTTTTCTTAGAATCCAGGCGCCAAAACCGAGCAATGGTGAGAATGAGGATGATGAACAATTACATTGTGATGATTGTGCTGTTGTTGACTCAAAACCTTGTTCTAGTTCTTCGAGAATTGAAGACAAGCATTGTTTGAATGATGGGAAGCAAGCAGAAGTGGGAGAAGAAATTCCTTTTGGGGTTGATGTTTTCTTTGAATCGAATTCTATGGTTGCCAAGGCTATTGTGGGGTCTTCCAGTTCTTCCTTTGTTTCTAATCCTGGAACCACTGCAGTTTCTAATACAGCTTTTTCTAATCCTGGAACCACTGCAGTTTCTAATACAGCTTTGAGTCCTATtggaaagacaaagaaaaagaaaaagaaggctaAAAAAAGGAAGTGTTTGGTTTCTGAAATTTCTTGTTCTGATGCACATAGAGTTTCAGAACTACCAGCAAGTGCTGCCCAATCAAATAGTTCCCAGCACCTGGCAAACGACATCTCTATTTCTGGAAAGGACTTGACTGCACAGAAGGATGTGTCTTTGGTTTCTGAAATTTCTTGTTTGGGTACACATCAAGTAGAACTACCTGCCGACGGTTCTGTAAATTCTCATAGCTCTCAGTGTTTGGCAAATGGCACCTCGAGTTCTGGTGAGGACTTGATTGCACAGACGAATGCATCCTTGGTTTCTAAAAGTGGTTGTTCTGATTCACAGCTAGTAAAACTGTCTGAAGTGAATTCTATGGTTGCCAAGGCTATTGTGGTGCCTTCAAATTCTACCATTGCTTCTAATGCTGAAACAACTGCTGTTTTGAAGACAGATTTGAATCCTAATCAAAAAGGGAAAAAGGCTAAACGAAAGTCTAAAAAAAGAAAGCAATTGGTTTCTGAAAGTTGTTGTTATGAATCAAAGCGAATAAAACTAACTGAAGGTGCTGCCAATTCAAATAGCTCACACTGCTTGTCATATAACACCTCTTGTTCTGGGAAGGACTTGACTTCACAGAAGAGCGTAGCTTTGGGTTTACAGCAAGCAGAACAATTTGCTGGTTCTGGAAATTCACATAGCTCCCAATGCTTGGCGAATGGCACCTCTAATTCTAGTAAGGACTTGATCACAGAGGTGAATGTATCTTTGTTTTCCAAAGATTCTTGCTCAGAATCACAGCTTGTAAAACTATCTGAGTTTGCTGTGATTTCAAATAGTTCACAGTGCTTGGTAAATGGCACCTCTAATTCTGGGAAggatttaaggccaaagaagaatGTATCTGATTGCTTTTCTCATCTTCATCCGAGTCCAGTCCAAAATCCTAATGGAAAAACTAAGGTGGCACAATCCTCTAAGGGGATTGTAACAGAAGAAGTTGCCAATACAATTTCCGGTAAAGCAACTCCAAGGGTTGTTAAGAAGAAAAAGATTGTTAAAAGAGTGGTCAAAAAGGTTGTGAAACCAAAATCAAGTAGGTCAAGTTCAATATCAGCAAATATGTTTGATGGGATAGTGAAAGAAGATAATGTTCCTGTTAGTTCATTAACTGCTGCTGCTCCTTTGGACAAGATCCCAACGACTTCTTTTGAGGAAAAGACTGCCCCTGTTGACAAGATGTCAGTTCCAGATTATTTCCAGTCTTTACCAAGTGAAGGAAATTTGTTGCTTGAAGACAAAAATGCTGTTGTACACCTTGAAGAAAAGCATACTGAATTATTCAATGGAAATACTTCTGACATTAATCACATTGAGGCTTATAGTAAGCAATCATGCCAACATGAAAAGGAGAACTGTGACATACAATCAGTTCCAAATTCTGATATTTCCATTGATTGTGTTAAAGGGGACACAGGTACTGTTGAAGAGAGAGAGGTTAGAACTCTCTTAAAATTTTCTCCTTCAAAGATGGAGGGCATGTCTCTAGATGCAGAAAATCCAGTTGGTCTTGCAAATGTTGTCGACACAACCTCAGATCTGTTGAAGGGTCCTAGTCTTTCAGAAGCCTTAGATATATCTGTTCCAATGTTAGATTTTGGCTCACAATCCAGAACAGAtgggatcacaactttaactgtGAAAAGGGGGATTTCTGTGGCTGATTTATATGAGGATGCAAACAAGATTTCACCCTTGTACAAAAGGCGCAGAACCACAGCTTGTCACTCTAGTATCACTGAGTGTCCATCTGAACTCAGTGATGTGATTGTGGCTTCCACCACATCTTGTGCAGAAGTCCCTATTCACTTTAGTGATATGCAAATACATAAGGAAGAAGTTGAATTGCTAAGCATGGCTGTTATGTCTACTCCGTTGCTGACTTATACAGAGGATATTGCTAAATTGTCTGACATTAGCTTGGGTAGAGATTCTTTTGAGTCTATGAATTTAAATAGGGAAAGAGATTCTCCCAAGAGTTTGGAATTGCAGCACTCAGGCATTGCCTCTAATTCTCTTCTTGAATACTCAGCCACTCCAAATGTTCATTTTCCAATGTTGGAAGGTGAACCGAAAGAAAATGCCACTTCAGTTGTGCCAATCAGTACGGAGACAAGCATTTTGGCTGTTGAAAATGTTCAgggagaaaaaattaatttacaggACGTTGGGGAAAATCATCAGAAGAGAGTTTGTGTGCAAAGATCTCCAGATTGTGTCATTCCTAAAACTTCAAAGGACCAGTCCTCCTTTTTTCCCCGATCAAAGCCATTTACTTCTTCATCCCGTTCATTAAAACCTCGAACCTGGCTTCGAACAGGTAATAATTATCCTGGTTCTTTTTCTGGAAGCAAGCCTTCGTTGATAACTAGTCCTCCTAACAAGTTAATTCCACAAATGAAAGGGAACACTCAAAATACTCTTTATACCCGTAAGGGTAACAGTCTTGTTCGGAAAGTTATCCCTGTTTCTGCTTCAACATCAACATCCGTTGCTAACCAGTCACCATCTTTGGGCTTTGACAACTTTGGAAAGAGCATCAGATCTGAATGCATGGTTAATGTTCCAGGTCAACCAGGTGCTTTGAAAACTGGAGTAAATGATGTTCCTTTGAAGGGTCACATAATACTTCCACTACCCACTGACACCAAATTGGAGAGTGGATCTTCCCCATTTACAGAGAATCTTACACTTGGTTGCTCTGAATTTGCAGCTGATCCTAAGAATGTTGGAGAAACTAATGATGCCGCAAAATCTTATGAGGAATTGTGCAAATATTCTGAAACATACGAAAATCAAATTGGTTCAGACAATCGTGGGGCTGGCCAAGTTGAGATTTCTTCTtcaattgcaaagagaatagtaTATATGAAGCCCAAGTCAAATAAATTAGTTGCATCTTTGGATTCTAGTAATCTCTCTGTCTCTACTGATGGCAAGACTCAAACAGCATACTCCAATGGCTACTACAAGAAGAGCAAAAATCAGATAATAAGGACTTCATTTGTTAGTCATATCAGCCCAACAGTTACAATGCAAGATAGTAATGTAAATTCTGATGGTCCATCGGATTCTAAAGAGATTTGCAGCAGGTTTACAAAGAAGTGGTCGCAAAAAG TTGCTGGGACCTTGTGCAAACCTTTAAAAGCCCCACTTGTTGGGACCCTTTCATCAAAAAACAACACTGGCTCAGGGCATTATCGGAAGATTTTGCCTCACTTTTTTCAATGGAAAAGATCAACATTTCGAAGAAGATTTGTTCACAATCGTGATTTAAGCTCCAATTCTACTCCCTCATCAGCAAACAG CAAGAAATTGCTTCTTTTAAGGAAGAGGGATGCTGTTTACACTAGATCAACCCATGGGTTTTCTCATTGGAAACCTAAGGTATTACATGCTGGTGGATCCATAAAAGGGTCCAAATTTGCTGGCAGGCACTCTGAGAAGGTTAATGAG GAAGCACTTGCTGTTGCTGTGTTGGAGAGGAAAACAAGAGAACAGAAAGATGTTGCTTGTAACAGTTCTCAGGCAAAAG GTATTTCCAAATTGGCAAAGGTAATCAGCTTATTAGGGACCCAAAGAATCGGACTCGGATTTTGGCTAATGAAAAAGTTAGATGGAGTCTGCACACTGCTAGACAGCGCCTTGCACGAAAGCAGAAGTACTGTCAGTTTTTTACCAGATTTGGGAAATGTAACAAGGATGATGGGAAGTGTCCTTATATTCATGATCCCTCAAAAGTTGTTGTCTGCACTAAGTTTCTAA
- the LOC114924304 gene encoding uncharacterized protein isoform X1: MDPYFHHYRRPNTYIPLPPQYNHHHLRQVPNHVLVNPTAFNFNPPVFLPANPLFVPQVPVLFEHDSRHRSSMLSQSPSNSNPSRSASRFSNECFGGANRRCRVVVPPNSGIESKLCSEEARDSSLETTALELDRYDYDRVDKVHEYTGIPKKQVKRKSAFLRIQAPKPSNGENEDDEQLHCDDCAVVDSKPCSSSSRIEDKHCLNDGKQAEVGEEIPFGVDVFFESNSMVAKAIVGSSSSSFVSNPGTTAVSNTAFSNPGTTAVSNTALSPIGKTKKKKKKAKKRKCLVSEISCSDAHRVSELPASAAQSNSSQHLANDISISGKDLTAQKDVSLVSEISCLGTHQVELPADGSVNSHSSQCLANGTSSSGEDLIAQTNASLVSKSGCSDSQLVKLSEVNSMVAKAIVVPSNSTIASNAETTAVLKTDLNPNQKGKKAKRKSKKRKQLVSESCCYESKRIKLTEGAANSNSSHCLSYNTSCSGKDLTSQKSVALGLQQAEQFAGSGNSHSSQCLANGTSNSSKDLITEVNVSLFSKDSCSESQLVKLSEFAVISNSSQCLVNGTSNSGKDLRPKKNVSDCFSHLHPSPVQNPNGKTKVAQSSKGIVTEEVANTISGKATPRVVKKKKIVKRVVKKVVKPKSSRSSSISANMFDGIVKEDNVPVSSLTAAAPLDKIPTTSFEEKTAPVDKMSVPDYFQSLPSEGNLLLEDKNAVVHLEEKHTELFNGNTSDINHIEAYSKQSCQHEKENCDIQSVPNSDISIDCVKGDTGTVEEREVRTLLKFSPSKMEGMSLDAENPVGLANVVDTTSDLLKGPSLSEALDISVPMLDFGSQSRTDGITTLTVKRGISVADLYEDANKISPLYKRRRTTACHSSITECPSELSDVIVASTTSCAEVPIHFSDMQIHKEEVELLSMAVMSTPLLTYTEDIAKLSDISLGRDSFESMNLNRERDSPKSLELQHSGIASNSLLEYSATPNVHFPMLEGEPKENATSVVPISTETSILAVENVQGEKINLQDVGENHQKRVCVQRSPDCVIPKTSKDQSSFFPRSKPFTSSSRSLKPRTWLRTGNNYPGSFSGSKPSLITSPPNKLIPQMKGNTQNTLYTRKGNSLVRKVIPVSASTSTSVANQSPSLGFDNFGKSIRSECMVNVPGQPGALKTGVNDVPLKGHIILPLPTDTKLESGSSPFTENLTLGCSEFAADPKNVGETNDAAKSYEELCKYSETYENQIGSDNRGAGQVEISSSIAKRIVYMKPKSNKLVASLDSSNLSVSTDGKTQTAYSNGYYKKSKNQIIRTSFVSHISPTVTMQDSNVNSDGPSDSKEICSRFTKKWSQKVAGTLCKPLKAPLVGTLSSKNNTGSGHYRKILPHFFQWKRSTFRRRFVHNRDLSSNSTPSSANSKKLLLLRKRDAVYTRSTHGFSHWKPKVLHAGGSIKGSKFAGRHSEKVNEEALAVAVLERKTREQKDVACNSSQAKGLAAKEGSIQRRLVIGENVYFQIGKGNQLIRDPKNRTRILANEKVRWSLHTARQRLARKQKYCQFFTRFGKCNKDDGKCPYIHDPSKVVVCTKFLNGLCSNGNCKLTHKVIPERMPDCSYFLQGLCTNRSCPYRHVNVNPKASICGEFLRGYCADGNECRKKHSYVCPTFEAMGNCEEGTKCKLHHPKKLSKEKKRKRSRDENVGRRRYFGSVLTDIKETGLMVAQRQWQQSHDKDGDVADYIGFEVEESVDQPYEQATPCNNDIWDLQLDNLDEPIRPVLTLKNIFMAQSSSV; encoded by the exons ATGGATCCCTACTTTCATCACTACCGTCGCCCAAATACGTACATTCCTCTTCCTCCGCAGTATAACCACCACCATCTCCGTCAGGTTCCCAACCACGTTCTTGTGAACCCTACCGCATTCAATTTCAACCCTCCCGTTTTTTTACCCGCCAATCCACTCTTTGTTCCTCAGGTTCCTGTTCTTTTCGAACATGATTCGCGTCACCGTAGTTCAATGCTGTCGCAGTCTCCTTCAAATTCTAACCCTAGCCGCAGTGCTTCCAGGTTCAGTAACGAGTGCTTTGGCGGAGCAAACCGCCGTTGCCGTGTGGTTGTTCCTCCGAATTCCGGTATCGAATCGAAACTTTGCTCGGAAGAGGCGCGAGACTCTTCTCTCGAGACTACGGCTTTGGAACTGGATAGGTACGATTACGATAGAGTAGATAAGGTTCATGAATATACTGGCATTCCAAAGAAACAGGTTAAGAGAAAGAGTGCTTTTCTTAGAATCCAGGCGCCAAAACCGAGCAATGGTGAGAATGAGGATGATGAACAATTACATTGTGATGATTGTGCTGTTGTTGACTCAAAACCTTGTTCTAGTTCTTCGAGAATTGAAGACAAGCATTGTTTGAATGATGGGAAGCAAGCAGAAGTGGGAGAAGAAATTCCTTTTGGGGTTGATGTTTTCTTTGAATCGAATTCTATGGTTGCCAAGGCTATTGTGGGGTCTTCCAGTTCTTCCTTTGTTTCTAATCCTGGAACCACTGCAGTTTCTAATACAGCTTTTTCTAATCCTGGAACCACTGCAGTTTCTAATACAGCTTTGAGTCCTATtggaaagacaaagaaaaagaaaaagaaggctaAAAAAAGGAAGTGTTTGGTTTCTGAAATTTCTTGTTCTGATGCACATAGAGTTTCAGAACTACCAGCAAGTGCTGCCCAATCAAATAGTTCCCAGCACCTGGCAAACGACATCTCTATTTCTGGAAAGGACTTGACTGCACAGAAGGATGTGTCTTTGGTTTCTGAAATTTCTTGTTTGGGTACACATCAAGTAGAACTACCTGCCGACGGTTCTGTAAATTCTCATAGCTCTCAGTGTTTGGCAAATGGCACCTCGAGTTCTGGTGAGGACTTGATTGCACAGACGAATGCATCCTTGGTTTCTAAAAGTGGTTGTTCTGATTCACAGCTAGTAAAACTGTCTGAAGTGAATTCTATGGTTGCCAAGGCTATTGTGGTGCCTTCAAATTCTACCATTGCTTCTAATGCTGAAACAACTGCTGTTTTGAAGACAGATTTGAATCCTAATCAAAAAGGGAAAAAGGCTAAACGAAAGTCTAAAAAAAGAAAGCAATTGGTTTCTGAAAGTTGTTGTTATGAATCAAAGCGAATAAAACTAACTGAAGGTGCTGCCAATTCAAATAGCTCACACTGCTTGTCATATAACACCTCTTGTTCTGGGAAGGACTTGACTTCACAGAAGAGCGTAGCTTTGGGTTTACAGCAAGCAGAACAATTTGCTGGTTCTGGAAATTCACATAGCTCCCAATGCTTGGCGAATGGCACCTCTAATTCTAGTAAGGACTTGATCACAGAGGTGAATGTATCTTTGTTTTCCAAAGATTCTTGCTCAGAATCACAGCTTGTAAAACTATCTGAGTTTGCTGTGATTTCAAATAGTTCACAGTGCTTGGTAAATGGCACCTCTAATTCTGGGAAggatttaaggccaaagaagaatGTATCTGATTGCTTTTCTCATCTTCATCCGAGTCCAGTCCAAAATCCTAATGGAAAAACTAAGGTGGCACAATCCTCTAAGGGGATTGTAACAGAAGAAGTTGCCAATACAATTTCCGGTAAAGCAACTCCAAGGGTTGTTAAGAAGAAAAAGATTGTTAAAAGAGTGGTCAAAAAGGTTGTGAAACCAAAATCAAGTAGGTCAAGTTCAATATCAGCAAATATGTTTGATGGGATAGTGAAAGAAGATAATGTTCCTGTTAGTTCATTAACTGCTGCTGCTCCTTTGGACAAGATCCCAACGACTTCTTTTGAGGAAAAGACTGCCCCTGTTGACAAGATGTCAGTTCCAGATTATTTCCAGTCTTTACCAAGTGAAGGAAATTTGTTGCTTGAAGACAAAAATGCTGTTGTACACCTTGAAGAAAAGCATACTGAATTATTCAATGGAAATACTTCTGACATTAATCACATTGAGGCTTATAGTAAGCAATCATGCCAACATGAAAAGGAGAACTGTGACATACAATCAGTTCCAAATTCTGATATTTCCATTGATTGTGTTAAAGGGGACACAGGTACTGTTGAAGAGAGAGAGGTTAGAACTCTCTTAAAATTTTCTCCTTCAAAGATGGAGGGCATGTCTCTAGATGCAGAAAATCCAGTTGGTCTTGCAAATGTTGTCGACACAACCTCAGATCTGTTGAAGGGTCCTAGTCTTTCAGAAGCCTTAGATATATCTGTTCCAATGTTAGATTTTGGCTCACAATCCAGAACAGAtgggatcacaactttaactgtGAAAAGGGGGATTTCTGTGGCTGATTTATATGAGGATGCAAACAAGATTTCACCCTTGTACAAAAGGCGCAGAACCACAGCTTGTCACTCTAGTATCACTGAGTGTCCATCTGAACTCAGTGATGTGATTGTGGCTTCCACCACATCTTGTGCAGAAGTCCCTATTCACTTTAGTGATATGCAAATACATAAGGAAGAAGTTGAATTGCTAAGCATGGCTGTTATGTCTACTCCGTTGCTGACTTATACAGAGGATATTGCTAAATTGTCTGACATTAGCTTGGGTAGAGATTCTTTTGAGTCTATGAATTTAAATAGGGAAAGAGATTCTCCCAAGAGTTTGGAATTGCAGCACTCAGGCATTGCCTCTAATTCTCTTCTTGAATACTCAGCCACTCCAAATGTTCATTTTCCAATGTTGGAAGGTGAACCGAAAGAAAATGCCACTTCAGTTGTGCCAATCAGTACGGAGACAAGCATTTTGGCTGTTGAAAATGTTCAgggagaaaaaattaatttacaggACGTTGGGGAAAATCATCAGAAGAGAGTTTGTGTGCAAAGATCTCCAGATTGTGTCATTCCTAAAACTTCAAAGGACCAGTCCTCCTTTTTTCCCCGATCAAAGCCATTTACTTCTTCATCCCGTTCATTAAAACCTCGAACCTGGCTTCGAACAGGTAATAATTATCCTGGTTCTTTTTCTGGAAGCAAGCCTTCGTTGATAACTAGTCCTCCTAACAAGTTAATTCCACAAATGAAAGGGAACACTCAAAATACTCTTTATACCCGTAAGGGTAACAGTCTTGTTCGGAAAGTTATCCCTGTTTCTGCTTCAACATCAACATCCGTTGCTAACCAGTCACCATCTTTGGGCTTTGACAACTTTGGAAAGAGCATCAGATCTGAATGCATGGTTAATGTTCCAGGTCAACCAGGTGCTTTGAAAACTGGAGTAAATGATGTTCCTTTGAAGGGTCACATAATACTTCCACTACCCACTGACACCAAATTGGAGAGTGGATCTTCCCCATTTACAGAGAATCTTACACTTGGTTGCTCTGAATTTGCAGCTGATCCTAAGAATGTTGGAGAAACTAATGATGCCGCAAAATCTTATGAGGAATTGTGCAAATATTCTGAAACATACGAAAATCAAATTGGTTCAGACAATCGTGGGGCTGGCCAAGTTGAGATTTCTTCTtcaattgcaaagagaatagtaTATATGAAGCCCAAGTCAAATAAATTAGTTGCATCTTTGGATTCTAGTAATCTCTCTGTCTCTACTGATGGCAAGACTCAAACAGCATACTCCAATGGCTACTACAAGAAGAGCAAAAATCAGATAATAAGGACTTCATTTGTTAGTCATATCAGCCCAACAGTTACAATGCAAGATAGTAATGTAAATTCTGATGGTCCATCGGATTCTAAAGAGATTTGCAGCAGGTTTACAAAGAAGTGGTCGCAAAAAG TTGCTGGGACCTTGTGCAAACCTTTAAAAGCCCCACTTGTTGGGACCCTTTCATCAAAAAACAACACTGGCTCAGGGCATTATCGGAAGATTTTGCCTCACTTTTTTCAATGGAAAAGATCAACATTTCGAAGAAGATTTGTTCACAATCGTGATTTAAGCTCCAATTCTACTCCCTCATCAGCAAACAG CAAGAAATTGCTTCTTTTAAGGAAGAGGGATGCTGTTTACACTAGATCAACCCATGGGTTTTCTCATTGGAAACCTAAGGTATTACATGCTGGTGGATCCATAAAAGGGTCCAAATTTGCTGGCAGGCACTCTGAGAAGGTTAATGAG GAAGCACTTGCTGTTGCTGTGTTGGAGAGGAAAACAAGAGAACAGAAAGATGTTGCTTGTAACAGTTCTCAGGCAAAAG GCTTGGCTGCCAAAGAAGGTTCCATCCAACGAAGATTAGTGATTGGGGAAAATGT GTATTTCCAAATTGGCAAAGGTAATCAGCTTATTAGGGACCCAAAGAATCGGACTCGGATTTTGGCTAATGAAAAAGTTAGATGGAGTCTGCACACTGCTAGACAGCGCCTTGCACGAAAGCAGAAGTACTGTCAGTTTTTTACCAGATTTGGGAAATGTAACAAGGATGATGGGAAGTGTCCTTATATTCATGATCCCTCAAAAGTTGTTGTCTGCACTAAGTTTCTAAATGGTTTATGTTCTAATGGCAACTGCAAATTGACTCATAAG GTTATTCCGGAGAGAATGCCAGATTGTTCTTATTTTTTGCAAG GTTTATGCACAAACAGAAGTTGTCCTTACAGACATGTCAATGTGAATCCTAAGGCTTCTATTTGTGGAGAATTTCTCAGGGGCTATTGTGCCGATGGAAATGAG TGTCGGAAGAAGCATAGCTATGTCTGTCCAACCTTCGAAGCAATGGGAAACTGCGAAGAAGGAACCAAATGCAAGCTTCATCACCCGAAGAAACTGagtaaggaaaagaaaaggaagaggtccAGAGATGAGAATGTTGGTAGACGGCGTTACTTTGGTTCCGTTCTCACTGATATCAAAGAAACTGGGTTAATGGTGGCTCAAAGGCAATGGCAACAGAGTCATGACAAAGACGGAGATGTTGCTGACTATATCGGCTTCGAAGTTGAAGAAAGTGTTGATCAACCATATGAACAGGCAACACCATGTAACAATGATATTTGGGACTTGCAATTGGACAATCTTGATGAACCTATTAGACCTGTTCTTAcgttgaaaaacatttttatggCTCAATCATCTTCAGTCTAG